In Mastacembelus armatus chromosome 22, fMasArm1.2, whole genome shotgun sequence, a genomic segment contains:
- the d2hgdh gene encoding D-2-hydroxyglutarate dehydrogenase, mitochondrial, giving the protein MAGIFPKTLKLETALRHVRLHSIISFTRRLSPVALGSSFLPNSSLQFGAGARKLHAEGNGPKSSPAAAPDRLPFSRVTQEDLAFFKKILPGRTITDPDLLESSNVDWLKSVKGSSEVMLRPQTTEDVSQILSYCNSRNLAVNPQGGNTGLTGGSVPVYDEIILSTALMNKILAFDSISGILTCQAGCVLENLSLYLEKRDHIMPLDLGAKGSCQIGGNVATNAGGLRLLRYGSLHGTVLGLEVVLADGRVLDCLTTLRKDNTGYDLKQLFIGSEGTLGVITAVSILCPRRPTSVNVVFLGCETFEQLLKTFQLCRGMLGEILSAFEFLDSECMRLLNTHLRLPNPISDCPFYVVIETSGSDPSHDGEKLHNFLEEAMACSLVNDGTVATEETKIKALWSMRERVTEALTHDGFTYKYDISLPVERIYQLVTDMRERLGDRAKSVVGYGHIGDGNLHLNITSPAKDPALLAAIEPFVYEWTASCQGSISAEHGLGLKKRNYIYYSKNPQTVALMGNIKAMLDPKGILNPYKTLPDNLK; this is encoded by the exons ATGGCAGGGATATTcccaaaaacactaaaactggAGACAGCTCTGAGACATGTGAGACTTCATAGCATCATCTCATTTACAAGAAGACTTTCACCTGTGGCCCTTGGTAGTTCATTTCTACCAAACAGTTCATTGCAGTTTGGAGCCGGAGCTCGAAAACTCCATGCTGAGGGGAATGGACCCAAGTCgtcccctgctgcagctccagacAGGCTACCTTTCTCCAGAGTAACTCAGGAAGATTTGGCCTTCTTTAAGAAGATCCTACCAGGTAGAACCATCACTGATCCAGACCTGCTGGAGTCAAGTAATGTGGACTGGCTCAAGTCAGTGAAAG gttcCAGTGAGGTAATGTTGAGACCTCAAACAACAGAAGATGTTTCTCAAATTCTCAG TTACTGTAACAGCCGTAACCTAGCAGTGAACCCACAAGGAGGCAACACTGGACTGACTGGGGGTAGTGTCCCTGTCTATGATGAGATAATCCTCTCTACTGCCCTGATGAATAAGATCCTTGCCTTTGATAGTATCTCTG gtATTCTGACTTGCCAGGCAGGTTGTGTTTTGGAAAACCTGTCCCTCTACTTGGAGAAGAGAGACCATATTATGCCATTGGATCTTGGAGCAAAAGGCAGCTGCCAAATTGGGGGTAACGTGGCAACAAATGCAGGTGGGCTCCGGCTGCTGCGATACGGCTCCTTACATGGGACTGTGCTGGGACTGGAAGTG GTTTTGGCAGATGGGCGAGTGCTGGATTGCTTAACCACGCTGCGGAAAGATAACACTGGATACGACCTCAAACAGCTGTTTATAGGGTCAGAGGGAACACTGGGGGTCATTACAGCAGTGTCCATTCTTTGTCCACGGAGACCCACATCTGTTAATGTGGTTTTCCTAG gcTGTGAGACTTTTGAGCAGCTGCTGAAGACATTTCAGCTCTGCAGAGGCATGCTGGGAGAAATTCTGTCAGCCTTTGAGTTTTTGGATAGTGAGTGTATGAGACTGCTGAATACACACCTCAGACTGCCCAATCCCATCTCTG ATTGTCCTTTCTACGTTGTCATAGAAACATCCGGTTCAGACCCGTCACATGACGGGGAGAAACTCCACAACTTCCTAGAGGAGGCGATGGCATGTTCATTGGTTAACGATGGGACTGTGGCAactgaagagacaaaaataaag GCTCTGTGGTCAATGCGTGAACGTGTCACTGAGGCGCTGACTCATGATGGCTTCACCTACAAGTATGACATCTCACTTCCAGTGGAGAGGATCTACCAGCTGGTGACAGACATGAGGGAGCGCCTGGGGGACCGGGCCAAGAGTGTGGTGGGCTACGGACACATAG GTGATGGTAATCTTCATTTAAACATCACCTCTCCTGCCAAAGACCCTGCTCTCCTTGCTGCCATCGAGCCGTTTGTCTATGAGTGGACAGCCAGCTGTCAGGGCAGCATCAGTGCTGAGCATGGGCTGGGCCTGAAGAAAAGGAACTACATTTACTACAGTAAAAACCCCCAGACTGTGGCACTGATGGGTAACATCAAGGCTATGCTGGACCCCAAAGGCATTCTCAACCCATACAAGACATTACCAGATAACCTAAAATGA